The following proteins come from a genomic window of Bacillus sp. SM2101:
- a CDS encoding AbrB/MazE/SpoVT family DNA-binding domain-containing protein has product MKFRTGKLTQEGQVTIPIEARNNLNLEEGDRLVIRSTDSTPSLWTIEVEKKIQPSDYFGSLKPKNRRVNPQKEREMTYEQRKLDYIKKHFND; this is encoded by the coding sequence ATGAAATTTAGAACTGGAAAACTAACACAAGAAGGACAAGTTACTATCCCTATAGAAGCTAGAAATAACTTGAATTTAGAAGAAGGCGATAGGTTAGTAATAAGATCTACGGATTCTACACCTTCATTATGGACTATAGAGGTTGAAAAAAAGATACAACCAAGCGATTATTTTGGCTCATTGAAACCAAAAAACAGAAGGGTTAATCCTCAAAAAGAAAGAGAAATGACTTATGAACAACGCAAACTTGACTATATAAAAAAGCACTTTAATGACTAA
- a CDS encoding DUF4257 domain-containing protein has protein sequence MLLNLVIAVFTGCFMGVLMHTKKHGKVKKPKNTKLAYHPGVLEEMLWGAVAASLLVIISEPSDWWRAVFLGIIGGYGGEGVVLQFDYQKATKKLENVKKNQAQLNMDLEDDENIN, from the coding sequence ATGTTATTAAACTTAGTTATTGCAGTATTTACTGGATGTTTCATGGGAGTTCTAATGCATACGAAAAAACACGGAAAGGTTAAAAAACCTAAAAATACAAAGCTTGCTTATCATCCAGGTGTATTGGAGGAAATGCTTTGGGGAGCGGTCGCAGCTTCATTATTAGTTATCATTTCAGAACCTTCTGATTGGTGGAGAGCTGTATTTTTAGGAATCATTGGTGGTTACGGTGGTGAAGGTGTAGTCCTTCAGTTTGACTATCAGAAAGCAACAAAGAAATTAGAAAATGTTAAGAAAAATCAGGCTCAATTAAATATGGATTTAGAAGATGACGAAAATATCAATTAA
- a CDS encoding putative holin-like toxin, translating to MTVYEALMVALGFSSLIVALVALFVHMQSMNKK from the coding sequence ATGACTGTATACGAGGCACTAATGGTAGCACTGGGATTCTCTTCTTTGATAGTCGCACTTGTTGCATTGTTCGTGCATATGCAGTCTATGAATAAAAAATAG
- a CDS encoding HNH endonuclease, translating into MEKRSDWLKEIITVFKELGGQATLIDIYSLVEERNQIDISIYTDWKAQIRKHIYLNSSDTEVFKGSAGDENDLFYSIKGKGKGYWGIRNYVSVGTDKTEKTKRNPKWKRDELILALSCYFKNSPIHISNKHEDVIKLSQILNGLPIHERRPNKGTFRNPQGVYMKMCNFLRFDPDYKGKGLERGSKLEEEIWNEFYNDKDKLHDIAQSIISGITYEKEVVSKPINIDEEEEFPEGKVLYRVHKQRERNSNVVKKKKQIALENNELKCEICEFDFYKTYGKLGHGFIECHHTIPVSNYKEDSKTKLNDLILVCSNCHRMLHRKRPWLNKVQLKSILNS; encoded by the coding sequence ATGGAAAAAAGATCAGATTGGCTTAAAGAGATAATTACTGTCTTTAAAGAATTAGGAGGGCAAGCTACTCTAATAGATATATATAGTTTAGTAGAGGAAAGGAACCAGATAGATATTTCGATTTATACTGATTGGAAAGCACAGATACGAAAACATATTTATCTTAACTCCAGTGATACTGAGGTTTTTAAAGGTTCCGCTGGAGATGAAAATGATCTTTTCTACTCTATTAAAGGTAAAGGAAAAGGTTATTGGGGAATAAGAAACTATGTTTCTGTTGGCACAGATAAAACGGAAAAAACCAAAAGAAACCCAAAGTGGAAACGAGATGAACTCATTCTAGCATTGAGCTGTTATTTTAAGAATAGCCCCATCCACATTAGTAACAAACATGAAGATGTTATAAAGCTAAGCCAAATTTTAAATGGCCTTCCAATACATGAGAGGAGACCAAATAAGGGTACATTTAGAAATCCTCAAGGTGTATATATGAAAATGTGTAATTTCCTTAGATTTGATCCTGATTATAAAGGTAAGGGGCTAGAAAGAGGTTCAAAATTAGAGGAAGAAATATGGAATGAGTTTTATAATGATAAAGACAAACTTCATGATATAGCTCAAAGTATTATATCTGGTATTACATATGAAAAAGAAGTAGTTTCTAAACCTATTAATATTGATGAAGAGGAAGAATTTCCAGAGGGAAAAGTATTATATAGGGTACATAAACAACGTGAACGAAATAGCAACGTGGTAAAAAAGAAAAAACAAATCGCATTAGAAAACAATGAACTAAAATGTGAGATATGTGAGTTTGATTTTTATAAAACATACGGTAAATTAGGCCATGGATTTATAGAATGTCATCATACTATTCCAGTTTCTAATTATAAGGAAGATTCAAAAACAAAATTAAATGATTTAATTTTAGTTTGTTCAAACTGTCACCGTATGTTACATAGAAAAAGACCGTGGCTGAACAAGGTACAATTAAAAAGTATATTGAATAGTTAA
- a CDS encoding DUF3895 domain-containing protein, with product MSQITFDDLFSSKQENVKNEPSPNTPLYLEILDLLESGYTSTIEICEFLIESGKVSKDRYTTNKPKVYVEVCSILDNMVKQEKVSFIEDNQKKDRIYQLK from the coding sequence ATGAGTCAAATAACGTTTGATGATCTTTTTTCTTCAAAACAAGAAAATGTGAAAAATGAACCTTCTCCAAATACTCCATTATACCTTGAAATTCTTGATCTATTGGAATCAGGTTATACAAGTACAATAGAAATTTGTGAGTTTTTAATTGAAAGTGGTAAAGTATCTAAAGACCGTTATACAACTAATAAACCTAAAGTATATGTGGAAGTCTGCTCAATTTTAGATAATATGGTAAAACAAGAAAAAGTTAGTTTTATAGAAGATAATCAAAAGAAAGATAGAATTTATCAACTCAAATAA
- a CDS encoding 3'-5' exonuclease, with protein MHYIVIDLEYTGGNKRKNIQNEIIQFGAVKSSTPSNLARVKFFSKHVKPNAYIPKRISELTGISNKTIKSAPSLGQVLYGFRNWNFSKDFIMVSWGENDLRILIENCYTYAIHVKGLKGHLNIQEVVMDVLQLTHAPSLTKAIELLGLTFVKEQHNALNDAYNTYILMSHLSQIVDVKKYIDHKPILNPLIKKNKNGSYVLSKFGKKVIDNMMISVKYSGYDEFFESDSFFQLQKKTRIDTRTVKVIRKYISSFVNQA; from the coding sequence TTGCATTATATTGTAATCGATTTAGAATACACTGGAGGTAACAAAAGAAAAAATATACAAAATGAAATCATTCAGTTTGGTGCAGTAAAATCAAGCACTCCAAGTAACTTAGCGCGTGTTAAGTTTTTCTCTAAACATGTCAAACCCAATGCTTACATACCTAAACGAATAAGTGAGCTTACTGGTATCTCCAATAAAACAATCAAAAGTGCCCCGTCCCTAGGACAAGTACTATATGGTTTTAGAAATTGGAACTTCAGTAAAGACTTTATAATGGTTAGCTGGGGGGAGAATGACCTACGAATATTAATAGAAAATTGTTATACATATGCGATTCATGTGAAAGGACTAAAGGGACATTTAAATATTCAAGAGGTCGTTATGGATGTGTTGCAGCTAACTCACGCACCAAGCTTAACAAAAGCAATTGAACTTCTAGGACTAACGTTTGTTAAAGAACAACACAATGCACTTAATGATGCTTATAATACATATATATTAATGTCACACTTATCACAAATCGTTGATGTGAAAAAATATATTGACCACAAACCTATTTTAAATCCTCTCATTAAAAAGAACAAAAACGGTTCTTACGTACTCTCTAAATTTGGAAAAAAAGTAATTGATAATATGATGATCTCAGTTAAATATAGTGGATATGATGAATTTTTTGAATCTGATAGTTTTTTTCAGTTGCAAAAGAAAACGAGAATTGATACAAGAACTGTAAAAGTCATACGCAAATACATTTCTTCATTTGTGAACCAAGCTTAA